Proteins encoded together in one Octopus bimaculoides isolate UCB-OBI-ISO-001 chromosome 24, ASM119413v2, whole genome shotgun sequence window:
- the LOC106881963 gene encoding forkhead box protein B1, whose protein sequence is MPRPGRNSYSDQKPPYSYIALTAMAIQSSTEKMLPLSDIYKFIMDRFPFYRQNTQRWQNSLRHNLSFNDCFIKIPRRPDRPGKGSYWALHPLCGDMFENGSFLRRRKRFKLHKSGGSLMSETLKQGLESASYLQEQTRLRLQQYATPISHFQPYSGSGNCTHSYKQPFTIENIIAPEFKSTVVPQPLIPTPLPAFASQFAAGMSMSGFVAPYSTSDLASSLSSSLTSSALSSIAPTFAAHLNGDFHPHQHATHATHPHQVLKPSNHQHQTSPAVPVPIKPSPLPPLTLGHSPHTGAFGALAPPGHLSIPSSLALTTAAAELLGTSSPISSSSSNTASSTSR, encoded by the coding sequence ATGCCCCGACCAGGTCGTAACAGCTACAGCGATCAGAAACCGCCTTATTCGTATATTGCGCTCACAGCCATGGCTATACAAAGTTCTACTGAAAAAATGCTGCCGTTGAGCGACATATACAAATTCATTATGGATAGATTTCCTTTCTATCGACAGAACACACAGAGGTGGCAGAATTCACTGCGACATAACCTCTCTTTTAATGATTGCTTCATTAAAATACCTCGCAGACCGGACAGGCCAGGTAAAGGCAGCTATTGGGCTCTGCATCCGCTCTGTGGGGATATGTTCGAGAATGGAAGTTTTCTGCGTCGCCGGAAGCGTTTTAAGTTACATAAATCTGGCGGGTCATTGATGTCGGAGACGTTAAAGCAAGGTTTAGAGTCAGCCAGTTACCTCCAAGAACAAACTAGGCTACGACTACAGCAATATGCTACCCCAATATCACATTTCCAGCCGTACAGCGGTTCTGGCAACTGTACACACAGCTACAAACAACCGTTCACAATTGAGAACATTATAGCGCCTGAATTTAAAAGTACAGTTGTGCCCCAACCGCTGATACCGACTCCGCTGCCAGCGTTTGCTAGTCAATTTGCGGCCGGAATGTCGATGTCGGGTTTTGTCGCCCCTTACTCGACTTCTGATCTAGCTTCTTCGTTGTCTTCGTCCTTGACATCATCGGCGCTAAGTTCAATAGCGCCGACCTTTGCAGCCCACCTCAACGGGGATTTTCACCCTCACCAACATGCCACACACGCCACACACCCGCATCAAGTTTTGAAGCCGTCTAACCACCAACATCAAACATCGCCGGCCGTACCGGTCCCTATTAAACCTTCACCATTACCACCCCTTACCCTGGGACATTCACCACACACGGGTGCCTTCGGGGCTCTTGCCCCGCCAGGACATCTAAGCATACCCTCATCTCTAGCCCTCACAACAGCCGCAGCTGAACTTTTAGGCACCTCTTCACCCATTTCCTCTTCGTCCTCTAATACAGCCAGTAGCACGTCAAGGTGA